A region of the Deltaproteobacteria bacterium genome:
CGGTGGGGCTGCAGCCGAGTTCGAGGGGCTCGACGGCGGCGCCGCCGGCGCGTGTCCGCTCAACGGCACGGCGAAGCGCAACGGCAGCTTTCCATTTGTCTCGTTCATGTTGATGGACTGTGAGGTGCCGACGGCCGATGGCTCGGTGACGTTCTTGGGGCAGGGCAGCTTGCAGCTCACGACTTTCAACATCGACATCACCGCCACGTTCAAAAACAGCGGGGGCGTCCTGACCCGCACCGCGCACGTGGTGCTTGGGGGAACGATCTCGCCAAGCTTGGGCGGCAGCTGCTTGCTGACCCAGGCAACCTTCTTGTTGACGAGCGGGATGATTTCCACGGGACCAGCCGGCGGTCCGCTGGTGACGGTGACCTTCCAGAACACGACGATGAAGATCGACAACATTACCTTCAACGCGGGGTGTGTCCCGACGATCTACCGCCTCACCTTCACCGGTCCGGTCGTTCTGCTGGCCCCAAGCGTCGATCCGATCAACGCGAGCTTCAACGCGCTGACGATGGACGTCGACGACAGCGGCAATCCGACGCAGTTCCGCCTGGGCGGTGGGATCAGCTCGCCGTGCTTTGGCGGACCCGCCAGCATCACGACGGTGACCACGCTCACGGTGCTCGATGGCCATAGCTGTCCGAACGCGGGTGAACTCATGGTGAACTCCGGCAACGGATCGGCGGAGATCTTCTATCGGTCGGACGAATCGGTCGACGTCGATACCAACGGCGATCACACCATCGACGTGACGGCTCCGAACTGCCTCGATCCGCGTCTGCTCATGTGCGTGGCGTGACGAGATCCCAAATCACCTCGCGGGGCGCGCGCCCCGCGGGGTGATTTGGGCCGCGACGTTCTGTCCTGCACCCTCGCGTCGGATCAGTGAGGACGGGTCATTGATCCATCATCAACACCGGTGATCCATTGTACGTCGCAGTGATGTTTGTGCGCGCCGTGCGCTTCGCAGTGCGTGTCGACGCGCCGCGTGAATGGCTCCAAGAAAAGACTACTGACTTTGGACCATAAGCCGATCATCCAAAGCCACAGCTACAGGATCGTCCTTGTCGTGTGGGAGTAGCACATCCGTTGCTGTACAGCGGCGCTGATCTTGCAGTGTCGGCGATTCGTTCGATTCGGAGTGTGCCGTGCGGAAACCTTGCGACGCCGCCGAAGCGCCGTTCCGCTAACCCAACGCAGGAGGGATACCATGCGCCTGACATTTCGCTTTTGCAGCCTCGCAGTAGCCGTGATCGTCGGTGGGGGCGATCGTGCTCAGGCCATCCTCAACAGCGCGACGGACCTGAGTAGCGTCGCGGTCAGTGAGAGCCAGCAAATCTCTCATGGCGATGAAGCCACACTCGAAGCCAATGGGTTCGATCTGGCTTTCGAGGTCGGTGACGTGTTGTTCGCCACTCACTTCAATGCCCTCGACGGCGTCGGCAACAACGTCGGCAACGGCCAACGCTTCACCCGCGTGCCGCGCGCAGATCTGACCGGCGCGACCCAGTGGGCGACGCAGAATCGCGCGACCGGTGCCAACGCCGACAGCTGCAATAGTTGTCACGCCGAAGCCATGTCTGCGGATCAAGTGACGCTGTTCGATCGTTTTGGACGGCCGCGTTTCAAAAGAGCCGATGGTGCCTTCATCACCGATCTGTCGGCTGAGGATCGCGCCGGGCGCTCGCACGCCGATGCGGTGCGTGATCCCAATGCCACGGCGAATGTCTCCCAATTTGTCGAGCGTAACACGCCACATCTGTTCGGTATGGGCGGGGTGCAGCGTGTGGCCGAGGAAGTTACGGCCGACCTGCAGGGCGTGAAGAACTCGGTCATCGCGGACGCCTGCAACGCCGCGGTGGGCGTCACCAAGACCCGCAACCTCAATAGCGCCAATCGCGCCCGCAAAATCGATGGCTCGTTGGAAGCCCTCAACTTCGGGTCGATCAGCGCCACGCGCGTCGCTAGTGGTGGAACCGCTTGTCCGAGCGATCTGACCCGAACCTTCACGCTCGACACCTCCGCCGTGCAAGGGGTAGACGCGGACCTCGTCGTCCGGCCCTTCCAATGGAAGGGCGTGGTCGGGTTTACTCGCGACTTCACACGGGGCGCCTCGCACAACGAGTTGGGCATGCAGTCGGTCGAAGTATTCGGCGATAACGTCGACGGGGACGGCGACGGCATCGCCAACGAGATGACCATCGGTGACCAGACTGCGCTTGCCGTATACATGGGTGGCCAGCCGCGCCCGGTGACCACCGTCGAGCTCAGCAACGTCGGCATCATCGCGCCGGCCCTGCCCGCCGTGCAGAAGGACGCCATCAGGCGAGGCACGCAGGTCTTCAACAACATCGGCTGCACCAGCTGCCACAAGCTGTCGCTGTTGCTGAGCGACCCGACCTTCAGTGAGCCGAGCTTGAGCCCGTTCCATCGTGACAACGGGACGTTCCCAGCCGGGCAAGCGGTGCCGGCGCCGGGCGCGATCCAGTTCAACCTCACGACCGACATCTCTGAGAATCAGATCTTCAGTGCCTCGTTCCACTTCAAAGTTGCCGACCTCGGCAACTTTAGGAAACAGGACAATCATTTCTTGCCGGGCTTCGGCAAAACTTTGGTGGACTGCTTTGGCGACGTGAAGCGCCACAATCTGGGATCGAACGTGGCGGAAGCGATCAACGAAGGCAGTGCGACGATTCCGGCGGGAACGTTCATGACCGAGAACCTCTGGGGCGTCGGCTCCACCGCGCCGTACCTGCACGATGGGAGGGCGACGACGTTCTCCGAAGCCGTGCTCGAACACACCTGCGTGCTCAATCAACCGCTGCCGGGAAGACCCGGCGTGAACTGTAGCGATCGCGGTGAGGCGGCGGCCTCCGCCGATTCGTTCCGAGCGTTGCCGGCATCGCAGCGGGGCGACATCGAAGCCTTCGCGAATTCCTTGGTGTTGTTCAAGGTCGAGTAGTCAGGTGATCAGATGATGCGCCAAGCGCCGGCCGCGCTACTTGTGTTGACGATGGTGTTTGTGCCGTATGCGCCCGACGTTGCGGTTCCTCCAACAGTGTCCAACGCACCGCCGGCGATCGAGCCGAGCTACGACGGCAAGCCGCTCGCCTTCTGGATGCAAGCGCTGACCGACGCGGATTCGAAGAACCGCGTTGCGGCCGCGTCGGCGCTCGCCAAGATCGGCCCGCCGGCGAAGTCCGCCGTCGGGCCGCTCATCCGGGCGTTGGGAGACGAGGAGAAACTGGTGCGCACGAGCGCGATGGCGGCGCTCGGGAAGATTGGCCCCTCTGCGGTAGAGGCCATGCCCGCGCTCATCGAGCTGTTGCAGGAGAACGATTGGGCGACGCGTAGTGTCGCGTCGGCTGCGTTGGCGGCTATCCAGGGCAAGCCGTTGCCCGAAAGTGATGCGCGCGACCGAGTCCCGAGTTCCGCACGCCCGCACCTAGTTCACCGATCAGTGTGAGTCGCCTCATTCGGCCGCGTCGGCCGGCGACGCGCGGACGCTTGTAAAACGCTTCAGCAGAACTTTACCTGGCGCAAATCCACGCGGCTTGCTGACATCGGCACAGGTTGCGACGTGGATCGTCACCCGTCCGCCGTGTTTCGCTTTGGAATAGCGCGCCGCCAACCCGGCGGCGAAGTGCAGTGTCTCGCGCGGCACTCGATCGAGTCCGTCAGGATTGCGCACAACTACATGTGAGCCAGATTCCGCCGCCACGTGCATCCATACATCACGCGGTGCGCCGAGCTTGAGCGTCAGGATGTCGTTGTCTTCGGCCGTGCGGCCGACGAGCACGGTCAGTCCATCGGGTGACACGAATCGGCGGGCCACCGAGCGGCCTTGCCAGACGCCCGCGTCGCTATCGGACGGCGGGGGCGGACCTTTGCGCGGCGTGGTCATGACGGCGGCCTGTGTACCTTACCTGGGACTGCGAGGCCATGGAGCCCGTCGCTGATCTCTGGTATGGACTCGCGGCGTGGAAACCAGCGCTCCGAAACCAGCGCCCAAGAAAGGCGTCGACATCAACGTGTTGAAGTGCCTGAACCCGGACTGCGGCGGATTGCTTGCGTACGAGGTCGACAGCAACAACGTATTGCACGTCGATCTCGCGTGGACGGCGAAGGCCGACGGGGCGGTTCGCTACTTCCCGTGCCCGAAGTGCGATGGCCGCAACGTCGTCGAACCGTTTACCGACGCGAAAGGCAAAGCGGGCCATCGCGTTACGCACTTTGCACCATCGCCATAGGCTGCGCTCGCCGCGAGGCCTTCGCCGGCGACCGTCGTCGCAGCGGACACGCAGAAATTGCTCGCCCGTGTGTTCGACAGCACATCCCCGGGTAGACTGTGGACTGGTTCGCTCGTATTCGTCTGTAGTGTATGATCGCGCTAGTGCGCCGCCGATGAACTCAAGCCGCGGTATTTTGTGAATGGGTGACCCGACCGTGACCGGACGGTGACCGATAACCCGGTATGACTTGGAAACCGGCGCGAGGCCGAGCTTGCGATTCGCAAGGAATCGACGAACGAAGAGGATAGCCATTTGGCGAGAGAGTTTGGAGAAGACGTTTGGGGTTTGGTGCTTGGCGGCTCGAGCGGGTTCGGTCTGGCGACTGCTCACAAGCTGGCTCGGCACGGAATGAACCTCTGTCTGGTGCATCGCGATCGCCGCGGTGCGATGGCGCGCATCGAGCCGGAGTTCGATGCGATTCGGCGCTGCGGTGTGTCGCTCATTACTTGCAATGCCGATGCCCTCGATGCCACTACCCGCGGTACGATTCTCGATCAGCTTGCTGCCGCGCTGGGTGAGCGCGGGCGCGTGCGCGTGCTGCTCCATTCGATCGCCTTCGGAAACTTGAAACTCGTTGCGCCCGAGAAGTCGCGTCCCAACCACGCGCGCCAGGCGTTGGCCGCGGCTCTCGGTATCGATGAAACGCAACTGGCGGAACGAGTTGACGCGCTTTTCGAACAAGGGGTCGATGCGCTGCAGCACCTCGCCAGTGCACCAATCTACTCCGATACGCAGTTCCTCGACGAAGAGGACCTCGCACGCACGATTCATAGTATGGGCACAAGCGTGCTCGGATGGACGCAAGCGCTCCACGGGCGCGGGCTGTTCGCCGCCGACGCGCGCGTGTTCGGCCTCACCAGTGAAGGCAACCAAGTGGCGTGGAAAGGTTACGCGGCGGTTGCCGCGGCCAAGGTGGCACTCGAATCGGTGGTGCGTGCGATCGCGGTCGAACTGGCGCCGTACGGCATCCGCGCCAACGTGATTCAAGCCGGGGTCACCGACACGCCCGCGCTGCGCGCCATCCCTGGCAACGCGCACTTGAAAGCCCAGGCGCGGCTGCGCAATCCCTTCGGCCGCATCACGACGCCGCAAGATGTCGCCAACGTCATCTATCTGCTCGCGCGCGATGAAGCCGCTTGGATCAACGGTGAGATCATTCGCGTCGACGGCGGCGAACACGTCTCGGGAGTGACCCTGCAATGACGTACCTGCACGGGCTCGGCCACTTTCATCCCGAGAACCAGATCACCAATCAATTTCTCGAAGACCTCGACATCGGCACCAACGATGAGTGGATCCTCGAACGCGTCGGTATCCGCTCGCGCCGCACCACGCTGCCGCTCGACTACATCCGCGCCACGCGCAATCGCGATCCGCGCGGCGCTGTCGAAGCCGCGCTCTACACCCACGCCGACACCGGCCGTCGAGCGGCGGAGATGGCCATCGCCCGCGCCGGCATCGCCACCGCCGACATCGGCATGGTGATGGCCGGCTCGTCAATGATGGACACCGCGTCGCCCGCCGAGGCGTGCAACGTCGCGCGCGCGCTCGGCCTTGAAGTGCCGGCGTTCGACGTGAACTCCGCCTGCACCAGCTTCTTCGTCAATCTTTACCTGCTCTCGCTCATGCAGCCCGACAAGTTGCCCCCTTACGTGTTGGTGGTGGCTCCGGAGGCGGTCACGCGTTGCGTTGACTACAGTGATCGCGGCGCGGCGGTGCTGTGGGGCGATGCCACCGTGGCGGCGGTGATCTCGACCCGCATCCCCAGCCGCGCGCGCATTCTCGGCAACACGCTCGCGTCCAGTCCCGCCGGCGCCGACAAAGTCGTGGTGCCGCGCCTCGGCCATTTCCGTCAGGAAGGTCGCGCGGTGCAGATGTTCGCGATCAAGAAGACGGTGCTGTTGCTCAAGCAATTGCAAGAAGAGTATCGCACCGCGGGGCGGACGCTGCACTTCGTCGGCCATCAGGCCAATCTCCGCATGCTCGAAAACGTTTGCCGCCAGTGCGTCGTCCCCGACGATCTCCACCACAGCAACGTCGAATGGTACGGCAACACCGCGGGCGCGGCGGCCCCGTCGGTGATCTCGATGGAGTG
Encoded here:
- a CDS encoding HEAT repeat domain-containing protein yields the protein MMRQAPAALLVLTMVFVPYAPDVAVPPTVSNAPPAIEPSYDGKPLAFWMQALTDADSKNRVAAASALAKIGPPAKSAVGPLIRALGDEEKLVRTSAMAALGKIGPSAVEAMPALIELLQENDWATRSVASAALAAIQGKPLPESDARDRVPSSARPHLVHRSV
- a CDS encoding SDR family oxidoreductase, whose translation is MNLCLVHRDRRGAMARIEPEFDAIRRCGVSLITCNADALDATTRGTILDQLAAALGERGRVRVLLHSIAFGNLKLVAPEKSRPNHARQALAAALGIDETQLAERVDALFEQGVDALQHLASAPIYSDTQFLDEEDLARTIHSMGTSVLGWTQALHGRGLFAADARVFGLTSEGNQVAWKGYAAVAAAKVALESVVRAIAVELAPYGIRANVIQAGVTDTPALRAIPGNAHLKAQARLRNPFGRITTPQDVANVIYLLARDEAAWINGEIIRVDGGEHVSGVTLQ
- a CDS encoding DUF814 domain-containing protein; amino-acid sequence: MTTPRKGPPPPSDSDAGVWQGRSVARRFVSPDGLTVLVGRTAEDNDILTLKLGAPRDVWMHVAAESGSHVVVRNPDGLDRVPRETLHFAAGLAARYSKAKHGGRVTIHVATCADVSKPRGFAPGKVLLKRFTSVRASPADAAE
- a CDS encoding ketoacyl-ACP synthase III; this encodes MTYLHGLGHFHPENQITNQFLEDLDIGTNDEWILERVGIRSRRTTLPLDYIRATRNRDPRGAVEAALYTHADTGRRAAEMAIARAGIATADIGMVMAGSSMMDTASPAEACNVARALGLEVPAFDVNSACTSFFVNLYLLSLMQPDKLPPYVLVVAPEAVTRCVDYSDRGAAVLWGDATVAAVISTRIPSRARILGNTLASSPAGADKVVVPRLGHFRQEGRAVQMFAIKKTVLLLKQLQEEYRTAGRTLHFVGHQANLRMLENVCRQCVVPDDLHHSNVEWYGNTAGAAAPSVISMEWDRWTPGDDIAVVGVGAGLTWSSYLLRFEAAA